A window of the Gemmatirosa kalamazoonensis genome harbors these coding sequences:
- a CDS encoding PAS domain-containing protein, whose amino-acid sequence MDTETIRRFDGHGQDDAITAWMRASLNALVTLMERVAPGMRGSVLLLDDDGVTLRNGAAPNLPEAYCRAIDGERIGPAAGSCGTAAYRRARVIVRDIATDPLWADYRAVAEPFGLAACWSTPIFDAEGRILGTFAMYYDEPREPTAADVALTETATLLSANIITRARVARALRARTESAEQLAAALRQRETELRSSHARLRAALDASSTSTWEWDMRTNAVDCDEGLFRLFGVDPAEASGSFELFVSHIHADDRDRVIAAAQRCARDGGEFDEEFRTVWPDGSLRWAVDKGKVVLGDDGRPRFLIGACVDVTDRRVRDAQFRALAESIPQLAWMADADGAIYWYNERWYEYTGTTLEDVRGWGWTALQHPEHVERVVERIRRSFDTGEPWEDTFPLRGRDGRYRWFLSRAQPIRDANARIVRWFGTNTDINELREVEQARDRALAAAQFERQRLYEVFMQAPAAIAVLEGPAHVFTVANPRYQELIGGRDVIGAPVRDALPELLGQGFFELLDDVFRSGTVHSERERVVRLDKRGDGVPEEVFVDFVYQPLEDAGGTTFGVLVHAVDVTGQVRARQEIAAARVEAERANRAKSDFLAAMSHDLRTPLNAIGGYADLTAEGVYGPVNDAERGAMERIRKASDHLLSLINDILGFAKVEAGRIHLRIADVAVNEVVSGAVSMVEPQAAGKGLSLHARLGADEIRVRADPERLTQILTNLLTNAVKFTTTGAITVEWQADEHTVRIAVRDTGRGIPAEKLAAVFEPFVQAGRSAEEQRQGVGLGLAISRELARAMGGDLTLESALGAGSTFTLRLPRGA is encoded by the coding sequence GTGGACACCGAGACGATCCGTCGGTTCGACGGCCATGGCCAGGACGACGCAATCACCGCCTGGATGCGCGCCTCGCTGAATGCGCTCGTCACGCTCATGGAGCGGGTCGCGCCGGGCATGCGAGGGTCGGTGCTGCTGCTGGACGACGACGGCGTGACGCTTCGCAACGGCGCCGCGCCCAATCTGCCCGAGGCGTACTGCCGGGCGATCGACGGCGAGCGCATCGGCCCTGCGGCCGGATCGTGCGGGACCGCGGCGTATCGGCGCGCGCGCGTCATCGTGCGCGACATCGCGACCGACCCGTTGTGGGCCGACTATCGAGCGGTCGCCGAGCCGTTCGGCCTCGCCGCATGCTGGTCGACGCCGATCTTCGACGCCGAGGGACGCATCCTCGGAACGTTCGCGATGTACTACGACGAGCCGCGCGAGCCCACCGCGGCCGACGTCGCGCTCACCGAGACGGCCACGCTGCTCTCGGCCAACATCATCACGCGGGCGCGCGTGGCGAGGGCGCTTCGCGCGCGCACGGAGTCCGCCGAGCAGCTCGCGGCGGCGCTGCGCCAGCGCGAGACGGAGCTTCGCTCCAGCCACGCACGTCTGCGTGCCGCCCTCGACGCCTCGTCCACGAGCACGTGGGAGTGGGACATGCGCACCAACGCGGTTGACTGCGACGAGGGGCTCTTTCGCCTCTTCGGCGTCGATCCCGCCGAGGCATCGGGGTCGTTCGAGTTGTTCGTCTCGCACATCCACGCCGACGATCGCGATCGGGTGATCGCCGCCGCGCAGCGCTGCGCGCGCGACGGCGGCGAGTTCGACGAAGAGTTCCGCACGGTGTGGCCCGACGGCTCCCTGCGCTGGGCCGTCGACAAGGGGAAGGTCGTCCTCGGAGACGACGGGCGGCCGCGGTTCCTCATCGGCGCCTGCGTCGACGTCACCGATCGCCGCGTGCGCGACGCGCAGTTCCGCGCGCTCGCCGAGAGCATCCCGCAGCTCGCGTGGATGGCGGACGCCGACGGCGCGATCTACTGGTACAACGAGCGGTGGTACGAGTACACCGGCACGACGCTGGAGGACGTGCGGGGCTGGGGCTGGACGGCGCTGCAGCACCCCGAGCACGTGGAGCGCGTCGTCGAGCGCATCCGCCGCTCCTTCGACACCGGCGAGCCGTGGGAGGACACGTTCCCGCTCCGCGGTCGCGACGGCCGGTATCGCTGGTTCCTCTCGCGCGCGCAGCCCATCCGCGACGCGAACGCGAGGATCGTGCGGTGGTTCGGCACGAACACGGACATCAACGAGCTTCGCGAGGTCGAGCAGGCCCGCGACCGCGCGTTGGCCGCCGCGCAGTTCGAGCGCCAGCGGCTCTACGAGGTGTTCATGCAGGCACCGGCGGCGATCGCCGTGCTGGAGGGGCCGGCGCACGTGTTCACGGTCGCGAATCCGCGCTACCAGGAGCTGATCGGTGGCCGCGATGTGATCGGCGCACCGGTTCGCGACGCGCTCCCGGAATTGCTCGGTCAGGGATTCTTCGAGCTGCTCGACGACGTCTTCCGGTCGGGCACGGTCCACTCGGAGCGCGAGCGCGTCGTTCGGCTCGACAAGCGCGGCGATGGCGTGCCGGAGGAGGTCTTCGTCGATTTCGTGTATCAACCACTCGAGGACGCGGGCGGGACCACGTTCGGCGTTCTCGTGCACGCGGTCGACGTGACCGGCCAGGTCCGTGCGCGCCAGGAGATCGCCGCCGCGCGCGTGGAAGCCGAGCGGGCGAACAGGGCGAAGAGCGACTTCCTCGCGGCGATGTCGCACGATCTGCGTACGCCGCTGAACGCCATCGGCGGCTACGCCGACCTGACCGCCGAGGGTGTGTACGGTCCGGTCAACGACGCGGAGCGCGGGGCGATGGAGCGCATCCGGAAGGCCAGCGACCACCTGCTCTCGCTCATCAACGACATCCTCGGCTTCGCGAAGGTCGAAGCCGGCCGCATCCATCTCCGGATCGCGGACGTCGCGGTGAACGAGGTCGTCTCGGGTGCCGTCTCGATGGTCGAGCCGCAGGCGGCGGGCAAAGGGCTCTCGTTGCACGCACGCCTCGGTGCAGACGAGATACGGGTTCGCGCCGATCCGGAGCGGTTGACGCAGATCCTGACGAACCTGCTGACCAACGCGGTGAAGTTCACGACGACCGGCGCGATCACGGTCGAATGGCAGGCCGACGAGCACACGGTGCGCATCGCCGTGCGCGATACGGGACGCGGCATCCCGGCCGAGAAGCTGGCGGCGGTGTTCGAGCCCTTCGTCCAGGCGGGCCGGAGCGCCGAGGAGCAGCGCCAGGGTGTGGGACTGGGCCTCGCGATCAGCCGCGAGCTGGCGCGCGCGATGGGCGGCGATCTCACCCTCGAGAGCGCGTTAGGCGCAGGTTCGACGTTCACGCTGCGCCTTCCGCGCGGCGCCTAG
- a CDS encoding DUF4153 domain-containing protein — protein sequence MTTPSLVTPDGLEGRSAGRADRVAVMLAGHAVAVGVAADLLLRDGPSTVGAALWVLNAALLGAALVVRTDRTLPPAATAWLAVAVLVAGGAAWRDAEILQFVDFWTTVGALAVAAALIAAPRPLTARLLRELLADLARVVGHVVAGLAPIAAALGRVVGHGTPASARGREAVRVALLAGVPLLAFGALLVAGDPLFASFVSLPSVDLGQVVSHLLVVGVFSWMAAGWMRAALDDAPRPTLMSSPIALRSRDVLAVLGAVTLVFGAYLASQLGWLVGGERFLRERTGLTAAEYARRGFFEMIAVTMLVVPLLLATRAALAVDDREAERRHTRLSLALLAMLALMLVSAVARLALYVRLFGLTTDRVYPVVFLAWLAGVLAWLAVTVLRGRARPFVAGAMWSGVAVLLALHVVPVDALVARWNVDRAARDTAALSLDVRHLAELGGVAAESAVAAVLAPPPAATRAADFTRARCEAAHRLLARWGTRSTEERDWRSWNAGALQGRAAVRAHLPEITRLAVPKCA from the coding sequence ATGACCACGCCTTCGCTCGTCACGCCGGACGGCCTGGAGGGGCGCAGTGCCGGGCGGGCCGACCGGGTCGCCGTGATGCTCGCCGGCCACGCCGTCGCCGTCGGCGTCGCCGCCGACCTCCTCCTGCGCGACGGCCCGAGCACCGTCGGCGCCGCGCTCTGGGTGCTCAACGCCGCGCTGCTCGGGGCCGCGCTCGTCGTCCGCACCGATCGCACGCTTCCGCCGGCGGCGACGGCGTGGCTCGCGGTCGCCGTGCTCGTCGCCGGCGGCGCCGCGTGGCGCGACGCCGAGATCCTGCAGTTCGTCGACTTCTGGACGACCGTCGGCGCGCTCGCCGTCGCGGCCGCGCTGATCGCCGCGCCGCGGCCGCTCACCGCGCGCCTGCTCCGCGAGCTGCTCGCGGATCTCGCCCGCGTCGTCGGACACGTCGTCGCCGGCCTCGCGCCGATCGCGGCCGCGCTCGGCCGCGTCGTGGGGCACGGCACGCCGGCGTCGGCCCGCGGACGCGAGGCCGTGCGCGTCGCGCTGCTCGCGGGCGTGCCGCTGCTCGCGTTCGGCGCGCTGCTCGTAGCGGGCGACCCATTGTTCGCCAGCTTCGTGTCGCTCCCCTCCGTGGACCTCGGCCAGGTCGTGTCGCACCTGCTCGTGGTCGGGGTGTTCTCCTGGATGGCGGCGGGATGGATGCGCGCGGCGCTCGACGACGCGCCGCGGCCCACGCTCATGTCGTCGCCGATCGCGCTGCGCTCGCGCGACGTGCTCGCGGTGCTCGGCGCGGTCACGCTGGTGTTCGGCGCGTACCTGGCCTCGCAGCTCGGCTGGCTCGTGGGCGGCGAGCGCTTCCTGCGTGAGCGCACGGGACTGACGGCCGCGGAGTACGCGCGGCGCGGCTTCTTCGAGATGATCGCCGTCACGATGCTCGTCGTGCCGCTCCTTCTCGCGACGCGCGCCGCGCTCGCCGTCGACGACCGCGAGGCGGAGCGGCGCCACACGCGGCTGTCGCTCGCGCTGCTCGCGATGCTCGCGCTGATGCTCGTCTCGGCGGTCGCGCGACTCGCGCTCTACGTCCGGCTGTTCGGCCTGACGACCGACCGCGTGTATCCGGTCGTCTTCCTCGCGTGGCTCGCCGGCGTGCTCGCGTGGCTCGCGGTGACGGTGCTTCGTGGCCGCGCGCGCCCGTTCGTCGCGGGGGCGATGTGGAGCGGCGTGGCGGTGCTGCTCGCGCTGCACGTCGTGCCGGTGGACGCGCTGGTCGCGCGCTGGAACGTGGACCGCGCCGCGCGCGACACTGCGGCGCTCTCGCTCGACGTCCGGCACCTCGCGGAGCTCGGCGGCGTCGCCGCCGAGTCGGCCGTGGCGGCGGTGCTCGCGCCGCCTCCGGCCGCGACGCGCGCCGCCGACTTCACCCGCGCACGCTGCGAGGCGGCGCATCGCCTCCTCGCGCGCTGGGGCACACGGTCGACCGAGGAGCGCGACTGGCGGTCGTGGAACGCGGGCGCGCTGCAGGGGCGTGCCGCGGTGCGCGCGCATCTCCCCGAGATCACGCGCCTCGCGGTGCCGAAGTGCGCATGA
- a CDS encoding vanadium-dependent haloperoxidase: MSVTSRSSRAAAVCAAIAVVVLNGCTERVSDPDSARAAESALGAAAPRGDATASLRWSAIARDFVAAQPTATKPNPVAVLRAFAYLSLAQYRAVAAADDARGRSAPASPQGAVGAASATVLSALFPGDTATFAAQLRQQESEATGTPAAQSAFAAGEALGRTVGAAIVALARVDGFDLAWTGAVPNGPGYWSSDFDPPRPPQLPMLGRMRPFFMTSGDQFRPGPPPAFGTPRYVAALEEVRRFSDHRTDEQLRIAQFWALTDGSLVAGFWNTEASKLIAHYQLGEAQAARALALVHMAAMDANIACYDAKYTYWFIRPYRADPAITTPIGRPNHPSYPSNHGCVSGTSAYVLAALFPADAARLAAMADEAAESRLYAGIHYRFDKDASLGIARAVAALAMARGLTASIR; the protein is encoded by the coding sequence ATGAGCGTCACGTCCAGGTCGTCGCGCGCCGCCGCGGTGTGTGCAGCCATCGCCGTCGTGGTGCTGAACGGGTGCACGGAACGGGTGAGCGATCCCGACTCCGCTCGAGCGGCCGAGTCGGCGCTCGGCGCGGCCGCGCCGCGTGGCGACGCGACCGCGAGCCTCAGGTGGAGCGCGATCGCGCGCGACTTCGTCGCCGCGCAGCCGACCGCGACGAAGCCCAACCCGGTCGCCGTGCTCCGCGCGTTCGCGTATCTGTCGCTCGCGCAGTACCGCGCGGTGGCCGCCGCCGACGACGCGCGTGGCCGCTCCGCGCCCGCGTCGCCGCAGGGCGCGGTGGGGGCCGCCTCGGCCACCGTGCTGAGCGCCCTGTTCCCCGGCGACACCGCCACGTTCGCGGCGCAGCTGCGGCAGCAGGAGAGCGAGGCGACCGGCACGCCGGCGGCGCAGAGCGCGTTCGCCGCCGGCGAGGCGTTAGGCCGCACGGTCGGCGCCGCGATCGTCGCGCTCGCGCGCGTCGACGGCTTCGACCTGGCGTGGACCGGCGCCGTGCCTAACGGTCCGGGCTACTGGTCGAGCGACTTCGATCCACCGCGGCCGCCGCAGCTCCCGATGCTCGGCCGGATGCGACCGTTCTTCATGACGTCGGGGGATCAGTTCCGTCCCGGTCCACCGCCCGCGTTCGGTACGCCGCGCTACGTCGCGGCGCTCGAGGAGGTGCGACGCTTCTCCGACCACCGCACCGACGAGCAGCTGCGGATCGCGCAGTTCTGGGCGCTGACGGACGGCAGCTTGGTCGCGGGCTTCTGGAACACCGAGGCATCGAAGCTGATCGCGCACTACCAGCTCGGCGAGGCGCAGGCCGCACGCGCGCTCGCGCTCGTGCACATGGCCGCGATGGACGCGAACATCGCGTGCTACGACGCGAAGTACACGTACTGGTTCATCCGACCATATCGCGCGGACCCGGCGATCACCACGCCGATCGGGCGACCGAACCACCCATCCTATCCGTCGAACCACGGCTGCGTCTCGGGCACCTCGGCGTACGTGCTGGCCGCGCTCTTCCCGGCCGACGCCGCGCGGCTCGCCGCGATGGCCGACGAGGCGGCCGAGTCGCGCCTGTACGCGGGCATTCACTACCGCTTCGACAAGGACGCGTCGCTCGGCATCGCGCGCGCGGTCGCGGCGCTCGCGATGGCGCGCGGCCTCACGGCGTCGATCCGCTGA
- a CDS encoding protein kinase domain-containing protein: MAVIDRERWRKLLPLLDQALELAGDERAAWLGELRARSPELAAELTTLLASEAAADRQGFLDRALETDLPNATRAGAELRAYLQAALGEAYTIERELGGGGMGHVFVARENALGRTVVVKVVLPLLAAGIRAERFAREVRVLAALQHPNVVPLFTAGEAGGLPYYVMPYVRGESLRARLTRDGRLPRVEALSVLRDVARALAFAHEQGVVHRDVKPENVLLAGDAAVVTDFGIAKAITSSAVIASPAPHEPTLSAVGSTIGTPAYMAPEQAAGDPSVDHRADLYAWGVLAYELLAGVHPFAHAASSHALLAAHLSETPAPLSRHAPDLSPTLAALVARCLEKDRARRPHSAREILDTFATVATPPDRSIAARWRGRRRLVPAALASAGLLALVGYAVAPRIHRPSAASPPPTPPATAPSLAVLPFEAVGGDTANAYFGDGIADEISTALSKVGGLRVASRTSAAAFRASHDVDVRELGRRLGVSTVIEGRVRRAGDRMRLTVQLTSVSDGLALWSDEYERRVTDVFQVQDDIARAIVAALRTRLPGIARLQSGRPVSAAGTTNADAYDLYLRGTYLLERRGGGVARAVEYFTRAIAEDSTFARAWAGLAYALELMPTFGPMPPRAVDPRATAAAHRALALDSTLAEAYTALALMHMHTFRWREADEAFRRAVAVDPGFAPAWFQYGYFLMRIGRVADAEEPYRRGRDVDPLSGTGSTNLAYCLSLLGRYDESLAESRRAYELDSSLAVVHSMLAVAVLHDGRPDEARALARAKLPMPSNGIAAYVLGATGDRPRAAAIVRELESRPSGEWLVARTLAFAYLGLGDTARVLSALEASVRVGELPALTLVDPAFDPVRRSARFAAVVRGYGLDERAFTSPIDRRPR, translated from the coding sequence ATGGCCGTCATCGATCGTGAGCGCTGGCGGAAGCTGCTGCCGCTGCTCGACCAGGCGCTCGAGCTCGCGGGCGACGAGCGAGCCGCGTGGCTCGGCGAGCTCCGCGCGCGGTCGCCCGAGCTGGCCGCCGAGCTGACGACGCTGCTCGCGAGCGAGGCGGCGGCCGACCGGCAGGGCTTCCTCGACCGCGCGCTCGAGACCGACCTGCCTAACGCGACGCGCGCCGGGGCCGAGCTGCGCGCGTATCTCCAGGCGGCGCTCGGCGAGGCGTACACGATCGAGCGCGAGCTCGGCGGCGGCGGCATGGGCCACGTCTTCGTCGCGCGCGAGAACGCCCTCGGCCGCACCGTCGTCGTGAAGGTCGTGCTCCCGCTGCTCGCCGCCGGCATCCGGGCCGAGCGCTTCGCGCGCGAGGTACGCGTGCTCGCGGCGCTCCAGCACCCGAACGTCGTGCCGCTGTTCACGGCGGGCGAGGCGGGCGGGCTGCCGTACTACGTCATGCCGTACGTGCGGGGCGAGTCGCTGCGCGCCCGCCTAACGCGCGACGGACGGCTGCCGCGCGTCGAGGCGCTCTCCGTGCTGCGCGACGTGGCGCGGGCCCTCGCGTTCGCGCACGAGCAGGGCGTCGTGCACCGCGACGTGAAGCCCGAGAACGTGCTGCTCGCCGGCGACGCGGCGGTCGTGACCGACTTCGGCATCGCGAAGGCCATCACGTCGTCGGCAGTGATCGCGTCGCCCGCCCCGCACGAGCCGACGCTCAGCGCGGTCGGCTCGACGATCGGCACGCCGGCCTACATGGCGCCCGAGCAGGCGGCCGGCGACCCGAGCGTGGATCACCGCGCCGACCTGTACGCGTGGGGCGTGCTCGCCTACGAGCTGCTCGCCGGCGTGCACCCGTTCGCGCACGCGGCGTCGTCGCACGCGCTGCTGGCCGCGCACCTGAGCGAGACGCCGGCGCCGCTCTCGCGGCACGCGCCCGATCTCTCGCCGACGCTCGCCGCGCTCGTCGCGCGCTGCCTGGAGAAGGATCGCGCACGGCGCCCACACTCGGCGCGCGAGATCCTCGACACGTTCGCGACGGTCGCCACGCCGCCCGACCGAAGCATCGCCGCGCGATGGCGGGGACGACGGCGTCTCGTACCCGCAGCGCTGGCGAGTGCCGGCCTGCTCGCGCTCGTCGGCTACGCCGTGGCGCCGCGCATCCATCGGCCGTCGGCCGCGTCGCCACCACCGACGCCACCGGCGACGGCGCCGTCGCTCGCCGTCCTGCCGTTCGAGGCCGTCGGCGGCGACACGGCGAACGCGTACTTCGGGGACGGCATCGCCGACGAGATCTCCACGGCGCTGAGCAAGGTCGGCGGGCTGCGCGTCGCCTCGCGCACGTCGGCCGCGGCGTTCCGCGCGAGCCACGACGTGGACGTACGGGAGCTCGGCCGGCGGCTCGGCGTGAGCACGGTGATCGAGGGGCGCGTCAGGCGGGCGGGGGACCGCATGCGCCTAACGGTGCAGCTCACGAGCGTCAGCGACGGCCTGGCGCTCTGGAGCGACGAGTACGAGCGACGCGTGACGGACGTCTTCCAGGTGCAGGACGACATCGCGCGCGCGATCGTCGCCGCGCTGCGCACTCGACTCCCCGGGATCGCGAGACTGCAATCGGGTCGCCCGGTGTCCGCGGCGGGCACGACGAACGCGGACGCGTACGACCTCTACCTGCGCGGCACCTACCTGCTGGAGCGCCGCGGCGGTGGCGTGGCGAGAGCGGTGGAGTACTTCACGCGCGCCATCGCCGAGGACAGCACCTTCGCGCGTGCCTGGGCGGGGCTCGCGTACGCGCTCGAGCTCATGCCGACGTTCGGCCCCATGCCGCCGCGCGCGGTCGATCCCCGGGCGACCGCGGCCGCGCACCGCGCGCTCGCCCTCGACTCCACGCTCGCCGAGGCGTACACCGCGCTCGCGCTGATGCACATGCACACCTTCCGCTGGCGGGAGGCGGACGAGGCGTTCCGCCGCGCGGTCGCCGTCGACCCCGGGTTCGCGCCGGCCTGGTTCCAGTACGGGTACTTCCTCATGCGCATCGGCCGCGTGGCCGACGCGGAGGAGCCGTATCGGCGCGGCAGGGACGTCGACCCGCTCTCGGGAACGGGCTCGACGAACCTGGCGTACTGTCTCTCGCTGCTGGGCCGATACGACGAGTCGCTCGCCGAGAGCCGGCGCGCGTACGAGCTCGACTCGTCGCTCGCCGTGGTGCACTCGATGCTCGCCGTCGCCGTGCTGCACGACGGTCGCCCGGACGAGGCGCGCGCCCTCGCCCGCGCCAAGCTCCCGATGCCCTCCAACGGCATCGCCGCGTACGTGCTCGGCGCCACCGGCGACCGCCCGAGGGCGGCGGCCATCGTCCGGGAGCTGGAGTCGCGCCCGTCGGGCGAATGGCTGGTCGCGAGGACGCTCGCGTTCGCCTACCTCGGGCTCGGCGACACGGCGCGGGTGCTGTCCGCGCTGGAGGCCTCGGTGCGCGTCGGCGAGCTGCCGGCCCTCACCCTCGTGGACCCGGCGTTCGACCCGGTGCGGCGGAGCGCTCGCTTCGCCGCGGTCGTGCGGGGCTACGGGTTGGACGAGCGCGCCTTCACCTCGCCGATCGACAGGCGTCCGCGCTAG
- a CDS encoding ECF-type sigma factor, translated as MEPDLEALIRRADQSDREATDRLFALLYQELRRLAEHNLRRGGSALTLGTTTLLHEAYLNIAGRGHVGFADRSRFLAYASRAMRGLVIDYVRRRRALKRGRQFEITLADEEPPADAAPETAELERLGAALDELAELQPALAELVDLHFFCGFSFAEIAELRGVSDRTVQRHWREARLLLHETLLQDAPPEP; from the coding sequence GTGGAGCCCGACCTCGAGGCGCTCATCCGACGCGCCGACCAGTCCGACCGCGAGGCGACCGACCGACTGTTCGCGCTCCTGTATCAGGAGCTGCGTCGGCTCGCCGAGCACAACCTGCGGCGCGGCGGATCGGCGCTCACGCTCGGCACGACGACGCTCCTGCACGAGGCCTACCTCAACATCGCGGGCCGCGGGCACGTCGGCTTCGCCGACCGGTCGCGCTTCCTGGCCTACGCCTCGCGCGCGATGCGCGGGCTGGTGATCGATTACGTGCGACGCCGCCGCGCCCTGAAGCGGGGCCGCCAGTTCGAGATCACGCTCGCCGACGAGGAGCCGCCGGCCGACGCGGCGCCGGAGACCGCGGAGCTGGAGCGACTCGGCGCGGCGCTGGACGAGCTGGCCGAGCTCCAACCGGCGCTCGCCGAGCTGGTGGACCTGCACTTCTTCTGCGGCTTCTCGTTCGCCGAGATCGCGGAGCTCCGCGGGGTCTCGGATCGCACCGTCCAGCGCCACTGGCGCGAGGCGCGTCTGCTCCTGCACGAGACGCTGCTGCAGGACGCTCCGCCGGAGCCCTAG
- a CDS encoding sensor histidine kinase yields the protein MSGVLALVLAAALGVTYATLARSATSVAAERLRRASREIATVAETSIRLGRARYRDVAADSAVRRALRERAVRPTATDTAGADSEVLAALQRLVSPADSGMPVELWTAHGQRVAFVGTDLRAMVRQRAVEGDFVDSADARAIPVPHEGLDAVLGKTVRRDSLLLGALYASHGRVHYWVVAPVLEKGVPLGYLVQQRRIAAAGRINQTIRELAGDSVTAYYRNRDGGFWSTLAGDPATAPRRESTARGVALTRPDVGPVLTAEAGVTATPLVIVFELAQRRVLARPRAIVLTLAGVSLALLALGAVITWGISRRITRPIASLTAAAESLARGDYEARARASGDDEIARLATSFNHMAEEISAMRAALERESAEASAANVALARSNTELLTAREVAETASRAKSAFLATMSHELRTPLNAIGGYAELMELGIHGPVTDDQRRDLDRIRVSQQHLLGLVSAILDLSRIERGDVSYQLAPVAIDAVLAGLDALVGPQASASGLVMEYVPCTTGLAAMADGEKLRQILLNLLSNAIRYTPAGGSVVIGARALDDARIEISVRDTGVGIPDEKQAQIFEPFVQLDRSLTNVREGVGLGLAISRDLARGMGGDLAVASRIGRGSCFTLTLPRATVDAPVLAPAMAGD from the coding sequence ATGTCCGGCGTGCTGGCGCTCGTGCTGGCCGCCGCCCTCGGGGTCACGTACGCCACGCTCGCCCGCTCGGCCACCTCGGTCGCCGCCGAGCGACTGCGGCGTGCCTCCAGGGAGATCGCCACCGTCGCCGAGACCAGCATCCGGCTGGGGCGCGCGCGGTACCGCGACGTCGCGGCGGACAGCGCGGTCCGGCGCGCGCTTCGCGAGCGCGCCGTGCGGCCCACGGCGACCGACACCGCGGGGGCCGACTCGGAGGTCCTCGCGGCGCTGCAGCGACTGGTCTCGCCCGCGGACTCGGGGATGCCGGTGGAGCTGTGGACCGCCCACGGCCAGCGCGTCGCCTTCGTCGGCACCGACCTGCGCGCCATGGTTCGCCAGCGAGCCGTCGAGGGCGACTTCGTCGACTCGGCCGACGCGCGCGCGATCCCGGTCCCCCACGAGGGGCTCGACGCGGTCCTCGGCAAGACGGTCCGCCGGGACTCGCTGCTCCTCGGGGCGCTCTATGCCTCGCATGGGCGCGTGCACTACTGGGTGGTGGCGCCGGTGCTCGAGAAGGGCGTCCCGCTGGGCTACCTCGTCCAGCAGCGGCGCATCGCCGCCGCCGGCCGCATCAACCAGACGATCCGCGAGCTCGCCGGCGACTCGGTGACGGCGTACTACCGGAACCGCGATGGCGGCTTCTGGTCGACGCTGGCGGGCGACCCGGCGACGGCCCCGCGGCGCGAGTCGACCGCGCGCGGCGTCGCGCTCACCCGCCCGGACGTCGGTCCGGTCCTCACCGCCGAAGCGGGCGTCACGGCGACCCCGCTCGTCATCGTGTTCGAGCTGGCGCAGCGGCGCGTTCTCGCACGGCCGCGCGCGATCGTCCTCACGCTCGCCGGCGTCAGTCTCGCGCTCCTCGCCCTCGGTGCCGTGATCACGTGGGGGATCAGCCGGCGCATCACCCGGCCCATCGCGTCGCTCACGGCGGCGGCCGAGTCGCTCGCCCGCGGCGACTACGAGGCCCGCGCACGGGCGTCGGGCGACGACGAGATCGCGCGGCTGGCGACGAGCTTCAACCACATGGCGGAGGAGATCTCGGCCATGCGCGCCGCACTCGAGCGGGAGTCGGCGGAGGCCAGCGCGGCCAACGTCGCCCTGGCCCGGTCCAACACGGAGCTGCTGACCGCGCGCGAGGTGGCCGAGACGGCGAGCCGCGCGAAGTCGGCATTCCTGGCGACGATGAGCCACGAGCTCCGCACCCCGCTGAACGCGATCGGCGGCTACGCGGAGCTCATGGAGCTCGGCATCCACGGGCCCGTCACCGACGACCAGCGGCGCGACCTCGACCGGATCCGGGTGAGCCAGCAGCATCTGCTCGGGCTCGTGAGCGCGATCCTCGACCTGAGCCGCATCGAGCGCGGCGACGTCTCGTACCAGCTCGCGCCGGTGGCGATCGATGCGGTGCTCGCGGGGCTCGACGCGCTCGTCGGGCCGCAGGCGTCGGCGAGCGGGCTCGTGATGGAGTACGTGCCCTGCACCACGGGCCTCGCCGCGATGGCGGACGGCGAGAAGCTCCGGCAGATCCTGCTCAACCTGCTGTCGAACGCGATCCGGTACACGCCGGCCGGCGGGTCCGTCGTGATCGGCGCGCGGGCGCTGGACGACGCGAGGATCGAGATCAGCGTGCGCGACACCGGCGTCGGCATCCCCGACGAGAAGCAGGCGCAGATCTTCGAGCCGTTCGTGCAGCTCGATCGGTCGCTCACGAACGTGCGCGAGGGCGTCGGGCTGGGGCTCGCGATCAGCCGCGATCTCGCGCGCGGCATGGGCGGCGATCTCGCGGTGGCGAGCCGCATCGGACGCGGGTCGTGCTTCACGCTCACGCTGCCTCGCGCCACCGTCGACGCACCGGTGCTGGCGCCCGCCATGGCCGGCGACTGA